In Leucoraja erinacea ecotype New England chromosome 9, Leri_hhj_1, whole genome shotgun sequence, the genomic window tctcctctggtagcttgttccatacacccatcacctttttttgtgaaaatgttacccctcggattcctattaaatcttttccccttcactttgaactctggtcctcgattccccaactccgggcaaaagactgtgcatcaacccgatctactcctctcatgattttgtttacctctataagatctctcatcctcctgcactccgtggaatagagacccagccaactcaacttctccctctagctctagtcctggcaacatcctcataaatcttttctgaaccctttccagcttgacaatatctttcctataacatggtgcctagaactgaacacaatattctaaatgcggtctcaccaacgtcttatacaactgcaacatgatccccCCAACGTCTATAcataatactctgactaatgaaggccaaagtgccaaaagcctttttgaccaccttatctacctgcgactcgaccatcaaggaaccatgcacctgtactcctagatccctctgctctacaacactacccagaggcctaccatttactatggAGGTCCTGgccttgttcaacgtcccaaaatgcaacaccccacatttctctgtattaagttccatcaaccattcctccgcccacctggccaattgttccagatcctgctgcaatcgttcacaaccatcttcactatttgcaaaaccactaacttttgtatcatcagcaaactcactaatcttgccatgtatgttctcatccaaatcattagatgacaaacagtaacgggcccagcaccaaaccctgaggcataccactagtcacaggaatccagtctgagaagcaaccttccaccattatccTCCTTCCTTCCATGGATCCAGTTTGCTATCCATTTTGgctatctcttcttggatcccatgcgatcaaaCCTtcgagagcagcctaccatgcggaaccttgccaaacgccttactgaagtccatgtacacaacatctacagctctgccctcatcaacctttttggtcacgtcttcaaaataaTCAGTTTTGTGAGACACGGCCtctcatgtacaaaaccatgctgactatccacaATCAGCCCTTgcacatccaaatgcctgtatatcctatccctcagaatactctccagtaacttaccaaatacagatgttaagctcaccggccaatagctcccaacattttccctccagcccttcttgaaaagaggtacaccatttgccaccctccagtcttccaacaCCTCTCCTGTACtgaaggacgactcgtaaatttcaaccagagctcctgcaatttcctctctagtttcccacaatgtccttgaatATATCAAATCaaaccctggagatttgtctaccttcagacatgacagtaccttcagtacttcttcgacagtaatcCTGACTACtcgcaagacacttccagtgactgctccaatttcctcggtcctattgtctttctcctcggtaaatacagaggagaaatactcatttaggaccttgcccatctcatgTGGCTCCaaacagaggtgaccactttaattcctgagaggtcccactatcTCTCTAGTTACCCATTTCTCCTTTATGTatatataaaatcttttgggattttccttaatgcTAACCGCcaaagctatctcctggcccctttttgcctttctgatttatatatttttaactcCTTAGtccccgaaactcctccaggggtgCACTTGATCCCTGCTGccaatacctgtcccatgcatccttcttgttttagactaacgtctcaatttcctttgtcagccaagcttccttacgtttgcctgttttgtccttcactctaacggggacgtacacatcctgagctttcttcagtacacttttaaaaacatcccatttggccgatgttcctttcccctctaataacctgctccagtcaacttgagcaagaccttctcgcatatcctcaaagttggccgtaccccagttgagcattttaacacgtggaccctctccatccctatccataactatcttaaacctaatcgaactgtggtcacggatcccaaaaggctcctccacacacacttcattaacttgcccttcccaatttcccaatactagatccagtgttaccctcacgtgtgggggcctccagatactgcttaagaaaactctcctgaacacttttgaggaattgcacccgaTCTGAGCCCTTCACGCTATGCTTTTCCGAGTctatgggaaagttaaaatcctgtactacaacaaccttatttgacctgcaatctcccggcacatttgttattctaattcccgttgactattcgggggtttGTAGTACATCcctaacaaggtgatcatccctttcttgttcctcagctccacccatatagcctcactggacaaaCCATCCATAAtgccacctctgaacacagctcctccttaaccaacaatgcaaccccccccccccccccccccccctcctctttttccctcacccctgtctctcctgaagctcctgtaccccggaacattgagctgccagtcctgctcttcccttaaccaggtttcagtcatggctacaacgtcccagtcgctcgtacctattcatgccctaagctcatctgctttACCTGTCAGGCCCCTtacattaaaatacgtgcagattaaaccaaccctccttccatGCTCTccccctttcacctgcctattctgtccactaacctttcccgcATCACCCatcataccaacttctagcctctcacgtgcctctgtcctgcacgagatcccacccccctgccaatctagtttaaaccctcctgtgTAGCATGAGTAAACCTTCCCACTAggatgtcggtccccctccagtttaggtgcaacccgtcccattTATGCTAGGCACCCCTACCCTGGAAGAGATCCCAATtatccagaaatctgaatccctgtcccctgcaccaactcctccccAATCTTCCTATTTTTACCTTCactagcacaaggtactggaagcaatcctgagattactaccctgcaggtcctgcttttcaatgttctatgcAATTCTGTAAATTCTTGTTGCAGAACCTTCTTCCTCTTCTGACctatatcatttgtgccaacatgcacaatgaCCTCCGGCTGTTCCCCCTCACTCTTGATGCTGTGCAGCTGCTCCGAaacgtcctggaccctggcacagggaggcaacataccatcctggagtctcgcctgctgccgcagaatctcctATCCGCGCCTCTGACGATGGAGTATCCCACCACGatggctctgcctgacatcaCACTTCCCCGTTGACCCTCGGCACGAGGGTTGGAATCACATCCCTGGCTACCGCTCAATCTTGTCATGCCATccgctcccaagagggtgtacctgtttccaGTTGGTACAGCCGCAGGGTCACCACGTTTACttctttctcacagtcacccaccttTGCTCTTCGTTTTTAGAAGTCTTCATTCAGGGCACATTTAGAAGCGGTTTTTAGAAGTCTTCATTCAGGACACATTTAGAATATGGGGATTGCAACTGCCTGGAATAGTTCGGGATTGCATAGATTTGGATAAGTACCCAAGGGAGAAAGAAATAAGATTTACTAATTGATTGGCTAAAACAAGGCTGCAACAAGGTTCATGTAGTATATGTTTGGTGAATAGCCTGTTTCTTTTCTATTTTCTggattcaatattttttttattcgcTCAAATATAAACTGATTATACGGGTGTTCTGACTTTGCTGAAGCAAAGATTGATCATCAAGAagattaaattaattacaataaaaTAACTAAACCAATTAATCCTAATGCTGAGCATTGAGAACAATGGCAGTCTAGCATCTGATTGTTTCCTACATATGTAATGATAGCAAACTTGTACATTTAATTTGTTACTCTGAACAGATTATATAATCCCAATTTCACCCTATTAGCAATTTGAATAACACATAACACATAGATTTACATAAAAATAACACATGGATTTATGTGGTGGCTTCATGAATAACTCAGCAAAAAAAATTAGAAGTCTTATTCTTGCATTGAGAAAAATGCTTAATTTTATCTGTAAATTCTTGTAATATTTCTGAGCACAAtgtcttttgtcttttgttcTAGGACTAAAACTTTATTTGAAGAGATCCGAGCATCTATTACAAATAACTCTAATGATGATAGATCTTTCTGGAGACCTGTTCTTCCATGGGGTGGAGTGTATAGCATTAAAGCTGGGAAAAAAGCAATGGCCTGCACTCCGTTGTATGTGAGGATAACCTTAAAAAACACTTGCACCATAGATGGATTTTTGATGTTGCTGTATGTGATTCTCAGTGAAAATGAAAATTTCCGTAGGGAGTTATCAACTTACTTGGGAAGGGAATTTGTTGAGCGTTTCCTCTATTTGATGGACTCTTACAAATTTACAACTGTGAAGTTGTTGTGGATATGGGATAAAATGGAAAAATGCCAGTACAAGTCCAAAGTCCATAAGGCCTCATTAGAAATTGACCTATTTGGGAATGAACATGAAAACTTTACAAGGAATCTGGAGAACCTTATGTCTACCATACAGGAAACCTTTTGTTCTAATGGGAGATGTCCAGCGGGTGTGCAAGAAGATCAACGCAAAACAATTATAATCTAGTAGGTTGATTTTTATTTCAGTAAAAAAATACTGTGTTTTTTACAAAGTTCCTTtcaatgttgcagctgtataataTCTTATATTGTATCCAGCAAGCTGTAATTGTTAGGATGGTCTAAGCCTTGTTCTTAATAATATGAATTGAAACGTCATAAATTGTCATATCATTGACTTAATTAGAACAGAACAAACTTCATTCAGCCTCTGCAAACAATAGTGATTCTTGGGTATTTGTCTTCAAAGCTCAAAGCTCATTTTTTTAATATTGGATTTTTAGATGGCATGGTTCAACAGAATTTCAGTTTAGCGCATACATAGTGACTAATCATTAGAACCAAACTCTCCACTATCATTCATTACATGGTCATTTAACAGAGATTATGTTAATAAATTCAAAGTCCAAGGATGCTATTTTTCCAGGGTTTTGAATCGGTATACAAACTCAAATGCAGTGCAACTAAAAGAGgataacaacacaaaaaaaaaacaatattgagGGGATGTTGTGAAGGTATTTTCAACTTTCATGCTTTGCTTTTGTTCATGAATGCAGAACGGGAGCGTTCAGCAAATAATTGAAGTTCAAAACCTGTTTTCAAAAGCATGCAGATTAACACTACAGAAAAGAGCATTAAAATTTACACTGAATTAGACATAACATTTTTAGGTATTCGCATACTGTCAGACTACTGTGCAGTTACACTGATGAAAACATTTAAATCAGGAAGTTTTACTACAGGAAGTTTGAagttctactacaaacccaccgactcccatggcattctggactacacgtcttcctatcctgcttcctgtaaggactctatcccctattcccaattcctccatccacgccgcatctgcacccaggatgaggagttccaaaccagggcatcggagatgtcctcattctttagggaacgggggttccgctcttcgactatagatgaggctctcaccagggtctcctctatatcggAAAGGGAATTCATAAACTTTGCTTCATGGTACATTTCCTCGAAGGTCATCGTTGGTTAACAAAACAGAATGATTGAAAATACTGAGAAGATCTATGTAGCATTTGACATCATACCAAGTTAATGTTAAAAATTAAATCCTTTCATCAGAACCTGCAGAGCATTTCCAATGTTTATTGTTTCTATTTCAGTTCTCCACCTTCTACTATGTGTTGTaagacaatttaaatttatattcATCACGAGTTATGATTTGTAGGTTTCCTACAGATCAGAAATACAAAATGATCAAATTATTGTGAGAATCGGCCCTGAAACAAGAAGTCACATATGAACATCAGGGTGTGGCAGTTCTTAAATATTATAATAAACAGATTACTGTTTTTGCTGGAATTTATATTTTTTTGGTTtgataaatttaatttaaattggtGCTGACACAATACAAGTGTTTTTGCTGGTGATCTGATTTCCAATTGAGAGACTAAGATATCTTTTTATTTCTGAAGTCCTTCACAAGATTCTCTCTTGGGTGATGTAATTCAAGCAGCAGTGGATGAATTATTCTGTCCCAGGATTGAGCTCTGCGAAGAACTTGGGTATGTTCACTGACTTCATGTGCTTATAAACTGAACACAAGCAAGTAATCTGGTTTAATAATTACCATGGAGTGAGTTAATGTTCATCGTAGGAAATCATTTGTTTTCATGGGAATCTGTCTGGTGCTGGGCACTTTTGAAATAAAGAAGTGAGCAAGCATCCTTATTAAGGGAAAGCGCAATAGTAAATGACCAGATGGTGATGAGTGAACAACCGCCCCATTGTCTTTGCCTACCTGAACATTGATCTGGAATTATCAAAGACGCACTTAGTTTTGTGCTTGACTTTTTTTTACATGTTTTCTTTGATTGAGAACTGGCTAAAGACTTGCTCCCAGCCCAGTGATATTGTATGCTTATCATGATGTGAGCAAGGTGATTATAGACCTAAACCCTTACAACCACTGAATGTAATTGCCATTTGATCCAATTAGTTTTTGATATTGTTTCTACAATAAATTGTTTCAGGGAATTTCTGTAAGTTTTTAAGAATAAGTTGGATTTTTGGAAAGAATATACCATTCCCTGATAATAGGTTTGGTAACATAGCTTTAAAATCCTGGAATGTTTGTTGTTAGGAGTATGATTTATTATGTGCCTCAAAGGAAGTTTGCCTTTCTTTGATCATTAAGTATAGGTGTGAAATTTAAAATTATCAATGTCATAAGCTTTTACTGTGGTGTATACAAGAAAACTAATTTGGCGTTCATTTTCCTCTGAAGATTTCTGTGCATTTAAGTTTTTTCCTATCCCTAATGGTTAAGAAAGTTTATGCTCATTTGCacccatttgttttttaaaagtaAAGTATTGATTTCTAATTTGCAATCTGTACACTACACTTTGAGTGATGTTAGTAACTCCACTTTGGCTTCCCTTATTAAATAGATTTAGCCTTAGTTATGGAAAAGTTAAGTAAAGTTGCTATGAAGTGTGTGGTCATTCTTCACATATACCATTGAGTTTTATTGTAATTACCTCTCTTTTTACAAAAGGATTTAATGTTCATTTCATTTTGGACAAGTATTTCAACTGAAAATTTGCAAGTtggaaaatggggaaaaaaatgttggaaagaCTAATCTACTAGTAATGGAGACTTCTTGTATGCCATTCAGTACTAAAGCATATCACTGGTTTGTTTTCCAGATGTAATGGTCAACGTGAGTTCACACAGAGGATTTTTTGTCATGATGCTCCACCATTTGTCATCCTAAATATGCAGCAATGGAAATCTGAGGAATTGGCCTATGTCCCATATAGTTTGGCTGTGGCAGAACGCAGGTAGATATTTACCCAGTGTACAATCTGGATAATATTAAATGCTCTCAGACATTTGCTGAAGTATACACTTTTACTTAAAtgtttatgccaaacatgatgccaagaatccCCTCTACCTGCATACAATCTATttgcctatctcaaagcctctatggtacctgcctccaccactactctTGGCAGTGCATTCCTACCACCATTAGTAGTTAACTTTAAAACGTTTCttttctgaccttaaagctagcTAGTCTTTGACAGAGTCTAGTTGTCAACAAATGTAATATGGTAAGGACCAAGATAATTGTAATCATTATATTCTGTTTATGTAACTATCTGGTGTTTCTAAGAAACTTAACCCCAGATAGTCTGGAGACAGAAagcttaaaggccctgtcccactttcccgagttactcacgaattctccccagttttccccttgattcaaacttggagaatgtctgTAGAAGGCCGTAGGTatttcgtagtggctcgtaatgccagccgtaggtactcggggcatcaggtaagtcg contains:
- the c9h14orf28 gene encoding uncharacterized protein C14orf28 homolog isoform X1 — protein: MKGTNRETVGKIIYFIFCEKVIKRIDEGRAVNKEFNTALTRIHMVDWSGRTKTLFEEIRASITNNSNDDRSFWRPVLPWGGVYSIKAGKKAMACTPLYVRITLKNTCTIDGFLMLLYVILSENENFRRELSTYLGREFVERFLYLMDSYKFTTVKLLWIWDKMEKCQYKSKVHKASLEIDLFGNEHENFTRNLENLMSTIQETFCSNGRCPAGVQEDQRKTIIIYPSQDSLLGDVIQAAVDELFCPRIELCEELGCNGQREFTQRIFCHDAPPFVILNMQQWKSEELAYVPYSLAVAERRYLLEGATLFNKEEHHYSAAFMIDGNWMHYDGLRNENLVLLNKPPELLLLSSLVYVRDQELIKGDLYDSKMKRWLYKTT
- the c9h14orf28 gene encoding uncharacterized protein C14orf28 homolog isoform X2, with translation MDVSSLPYGVIVQTPSDADNLFEPTGAGYYPRERTKTLFEEIRASITNNSNDDRSFWRPVLPWGGVYSIKAGKKAMACTPLYVRITLKNTCTIDGFLMLLYVILSENENFRRELSTYLGREFVERFLYLMDSYKFTTVKLLWIWDKMEKCQYKSKVHKASLEIDLFGNEHENFTRNLENLMSTIQETFCSNGRCPAGVQEDQRKTIIIYPSQDSLLGDVIQAAVDELFCPRIELCEELGCNGQREFTQRIFCHDAPPFVILNMQQWKSEELAYVPYSLAVAERRYLLEGATLFNKEEHHYSAAFMIDGNWMHYDGLRNENLVLLNKPPELLLLSSLVYVRDQELIKGDLYDSKMKRWLYKTT
- the c9h14orf28 gene encoding uncharacterized protein C14orf28 homolog isoform X3; this encodes MVDWSGRTKTLFEEIRASITNNSNDDRSFWRPVLPWGGVYSIKAGKKAMACTPLYVRITLKNTCTIDGFLMLLYVILSENENFRRELSTYLGREFVERFLYLMDSYKFTTVKLLWIWDKMEKCQYKSKVHKASLEIDLFGNEHENFTRNLENLMSTIQETFCSNGRCPAGVQEDQRKTIIIYPSQDSLLGDVIQAAVDELFCPRIELCEELGCNGQREFTQRIFCHDAPPFVILNMQQWKSEELAYVPYSLAVAERRYLLEGATLFNKEEHHYSAAFMIDGNWMHYDGLRNENLVLLNKPPELLLLSSLVYVRDQELIKGDLYDSKMKRWLYKTT